Proteins from one Haloarchaeobius litoreus genomic window:
- a CDS encoding MGMT family protein: MDVADDGVAGIYARHSPYLERDVQLGVASGRVISVSFPREADADAGDDHPVLDRVGEYLDGVNPVDFDDVEVALTLPTDQRAVLETLREQVPYGEDVSVAQLARLTPSLDAEDDDDLILVRTALDANPVPLLVPDHRVRDGPSAAEPHVEQKLRSIEGL, encoded by the coding sequence ATGGACGTTGCCGACGACGGCGTCGCCGGTATCTACGCGCGCCACTCGCCGTACCTCGAACGCGACGTACAGCTCGGAGTCGCGAGCGGGCGGGTGATCTCCGTCTCCTTCCCGCGGGAGGCGGACGCCGACGCCGGAGACGACCACCCCGTCCTCGACCGGGTCGGGGAGTACCTCGACGGGGTCAACCCCGTCGACTTCGACGACGTGGAGGTTGCGCTGACGCTGCCGACCGACCAGCGCGCCGTGCTGGAGACGCTCCGCGAGCAGGTGCCCTACGGCGAGGACGTCTCGGTCGCCCAGCTCGCCCGGTTGACGCCCAGCCTCGACGCCGAGGACGACGACGACCTCATCCTCGTGCGCACCGCGCTCGACGCGAACCCGGTGCCGCTCCTCGTTCCCGACCACCGCGTGCGCGACGGGCCGAGCGCCGCCGAACCGCACGTCGAGCAGAAGCTCCGGTCGATAGAGGGGCTCTAG
- a CDS encoding CPBP family intramembrane glutamic endopeptidase, which translates to MSGPTALAVGPLLPFSQSTAVGSSFDATTFAAVLALVTGLMLLLSYSTTQAVTGSSATSPHRQRPGESDDDTGVDDDGAATDQFDGDEPTAEGDSSTTDDLSAVGPPENYPPWLDERETDPLAAMTTGMLLANVAITQGLFLVAILGAAVLTGVPATAMGLSPAAFGPAPVLAGVGLGVGLYVANEVGAAVAEGAGFEYDERLRSVLAPESAAGWAALLGLVLPLVAVFEEVLFRAAMVGVLAAGFGVSPWLLAVGSSLLFAAGHGLQGPAGVVVTGALGFVLAAAFVLTGSLVTVVVAHYLVNALEFGVHEGLGVEWAG; encoded by the coding sequence ATGTCCGGCCCGACGGCACTCGCCGTCGGCCCCCTTCTCCCGTTCTCCCAGTCCACAGCCGTCGGCTCGTCGTTCGACGCGACCACCTTCGCGGCCGTGCTCGCGCTCGTCACCGGGCTGATGCTCCTGCTCTCGTACTCGACGACGCAGGCGGTGACCGGGTCGTCGGCGACGTCCCCGCACCGCCAACGGCCGGGCGAGTCCGACGATGACACCGGCGTCGACGACGATGGAGCGGCCACCGACCAGTTCGACGGGGACGAACCGACGGCCGAGGGCGACTCGTCGACGACCGACGACCTGTCGGCCGTCGGCCCGCCCGAGAACTACCCGCCGTGGCTGGACGAGCGCGAGACGGACCCGCTGGCGGCGATGACGACCGGGATGCTGCTCGCGAACGTCGCCATCACGCAGGGCCTGTTCCTCGTCGCCATCCTCGGGGCCGCGGTACTAACCGGGGTCCCGGCGACGGCGATGGGGCTCTCGCCAGCGGCGTTCGGTCCCGCCCCGGTGCTCGCCGGCGTCGGCCTCGGCGTCGGTCTCTACGTCGCCAACGAGGTCGGCGCGGCCGTCGCCGAGGGCGCTGGTTTCGAGTACGACGAGCGGCTGCGGTCGGTCCTCGCACCGGAGAGCGCGGCGGGGTGGGCGGCCCTGCTCGGACTCGTCCTCCCGCTCGTCGCGGTGTTCGAGGAGGTGCTGTTCCGCGCCGCGATGGTCGGCGTACTCGCCGCCGGCTTCGGCGTCTCGCCGTGGCTGCTCGCGGTTGGTTCGTCGCTGCTGTTCGCGGCGGGCCACGGCCTCCAGGGACCGGCTGGCGTCGTCGTCACCGGCGCGCTGGGGTTCGTGCTGGCCGCCGCGTTCGTGCTGACGGGGAGTCTCGTGACGGTCGTCGTCGCGCACTACCTCGTGAACGCGCTGGAGTTCGGGGTGCACGAGGGACTGGGCGTTGAGTGGGCGGGGTAG
- a CDS encoding nicotinamide-nucleotide adenylyltransferase produces MTRGFYIGRFQPYHNGHHSMVETIAGEVDELVLGIGSAGDSHSEHDPFTAGERIMMLTKSLVDSDLVTYAVPIEDLDRNSVWVSHVQSMCPTFDVAYSNNPLVIRLFEEAGIEVRQSPMFNRDVLEGTEVRDRMVDGGDWESLVPDPAVEVIREIDGVERIQMVADSDTNAE; encoded by the coding sequence ATGACGCGGGGATTCTACATCGGCCGGTTCCAGCCGTACCACAACGGCCACCACAGCATGGTCGAGACCATCGCGGGGGAGGTCGACGAGCTCGTCCTCGGCATCGGGAGCGCGGGCGACTCCCACTCCGAGCACGACCCGTTCACCGCCGGCGAGCGCATCATGATGCTCACGAAGTCGCTCGTCGACTCCGACCTCGTCACCTACGCCGTCCCCATCGAGGACCTCGACCGGAACTCCGTCTGGGTGAGCCACGTCCAGAGCATGTGCCCCACCTTCGACGTGGCGTACTCGAACAACCCGCTCGTCATCCGACTGTTCGAGGAGGCCGGCATCGAGGTGCGCCAGTCCCCGATGTTCAACCGCGACGTGCTGGAGGGCACCGAGGTCCGCGACCGCATGGTCGACGGCGGCGACTGGGAGTCGCTGGTACCCGACCCCGCCGTGGAAGTCATCCGCGAGATCGACGGCGTCGAACGAATCCAGATGGTCGCGGATTCGGACACGAACGCGGAGTAG
- the lonB gene encoding ATP-dependent protease LonB has protein sequence MSNDSDPNDGPPPTVEETVDEREPESDDTPAPDEGFDPVIPEDDGSPDDGGLHDATIEEGDAGEGTIDDEGPDIDRLGSDVEVDLGAEIDEEITEDDLLGGLKVDSTSEIEVPDRLVDQVIGQDDARDIVKKAAKQRRHVMMIGSPGTGKSMLAKAMSQLLPKEDLQDILVYHNPDDGNEPKVRTVPAGKGDQIIEAYKDEARKRNQMRSFLMLIIMAVVLVYAVVTRSLLLGILAAGVVYLAFRYSGRSTDSMIPNLIVNNAEQQTAPFEDATGAHAGALLGDVRHDPFQSGGMETPSHDRVEPGAIHKANKGVLFVDEINTLDIRSQQKLMTAIQEGEFGITGQSERSSGAMVQTEPVPCDFVMVAAGNLDAMENMHPALRSRIKGYGYEVYMDDTIEDTPEMRRKYARFIAQEVENDGRLPHFTRDAAEEVILEAKRRSGRKGHLTLELRNLGGLVRVAGDIARGEDRDETTRDDVIQAKRRSRGIEQQLADNYIERRKDYEMTVSEGDVIGRVNGLAVMGEDSGIVLPVMAEVAPSQGPGKVIATGKLQEMAEEAVQNVSAIIKKFSDEDISEKDIHIQFVQAGQQGVDGDSASITVATAVISALEDMPVAQDLAMTGSLSVRGDVLPVGGVTHKIEAAAKAGLDRVIIPKANEQDVMIEDEYKDQIEIIPVSHISEVLDVALAGEPDKDSLVDRLKSITGSALERDIGPGGSPSPQ, from the coding sequence ATGAGTAACGATAGTGATCCCAACGACGGCCCCCCGCCGACGGTCGAGGAGACTGTCGACGAGCGGGAGCCCGAAAGCGACGACACCCCCGCCCCCGACGAGGGGTTCGACCCGGTGATCCCCGAGGACGATGGGTCCCCGGACGACGGCGGCCTCCACGACGCGACCATCGAGGAGGGCGACGCCGGCGAGGGCACCATCGACGACGAGGGCCCCGACATCGACCGTCTCGGCAGCGACGTCGAGGTGGACCTCGGAGCGGAGATCGACGAGGAGATCACCGAGGACGACCTCCTCGGCGGGCTGAAGGTCGACTCCACGTCCGAGATCGAGGTCCCCGACCGACTCGTCGACCAGGTCATCGGCCAGGACGACGCCCGTGACATCGTCAAGAAGGCGGCCAAGCAGCGCCGTCACGTGATGATGATCGGCTCGCCCGGGACCGGGAAGTCGATGCTCGCGAAGGCGATGTCCCAGCTCCTCCCGAAGGAGGACCTCCAGGACATCCTCGTCTACCACAACCCGGACGACGGCAACGAGCCGAAGGTCCGCACGGTCCCCGCCGGCAAGGGCGACCAGATCATCGAGGCGTACAAGGACGAGGCCAGAAAGCGCAACCAGATGCGCTCGTTCCTGATGCTCATCATCATGGCCGTCGTCCTCGTCTACGCCGTGGTCACCCGCAGTCTCCTGCTCGGCATCCTCGCGGCCGGTGTCGTCTACCTCGCGTTCCGCTACTCCGGTCGCTCGACGGACTCGATGATCCCGAACCTCATCGTGAACAACGCCGAACAGCAGACCGCGCCGTTCGAGGACGCGACGGGCGCACACGCCGGCGCGCTGCTCGGCGACGTCCGCCACGACCCGTTCCAGTCCGGCGGCATGGAGACGCCGAGCCACGACCGTGTCGAGCCCGGTGCCATCCACAAGGCCAACAAGGGCGTGCTGTTCGTCGACGAGATCAACACGCTCGACATCCGCAGCCAGCAGAAGCTGATGACGGCCATCCAGGAGGGCGAGTTCGGCATCACCGGCCAGTCCGAGCGTTCCTCGGGCGCGATGGTCCAGACCGAGCCCGTCCCCTGTGACTTCGTCATGGTCGCGGCCGGGAACCTCGACGCGATGGAGAACATGCACCCCGCGCTCCGCAGCCGTATCAAGGGCTACGGCTACGAGGTGTACATGGACGACACCATCGAGGACACCCCGGAGATGCGCCGGAAGTACGCCCGCTTCATCGCCCAGGAGGTCGAGAACGACGGGCGGCTCCCGCACTTCACCCGCGACGCCGCCGAGGAGGTCATCCTCGAGGCGAAGCGCCGCTCCGGTCGGAAGGGCCACCTCACCCTCGAACTCCGCAACCTCGGTGGACTGGTCCGCGTCGCCGGCGACATCGCCCGCGGCGAGGACCGCGACGAGACCACGCGCGACGACGTCATCCAGGCGAAGCGCCGCTCGCGTGGCATCGAACAGCAGCTCGCGGACAACTACATCGAGCGCCGCAAGGACTACGAGATGACCGTCTCCGAGGGCGACGTGATCGGCCGCGTCAACGGACTCGCGGTCATGGGCGAGGACTCCGGTATCGTCCTCCCCGTGATGGCCGAGGTCGCCCCCTCGCAGGGGCCCGGGAAGGTCATCGCCACCGGGAAGCTCCAGGAGATGGCCGAGGAGGCGGTGCAGAACGTCTCCGCCATCATCAAGAAGTTCTCCGACGAGGACATCTCGGAGAAGGACATCCACATCCAGTTCGTGCAGGCGGGCCAGCAGGGTGTCGACGGCGACTCCGCGTCCATCACGGTCGCGACCGCCGTCATCAGCGCGCTGGAGGACATGCCCGTCGCGCAGGACCTCGCCATGACCGGCTCGCTGTCGGTCCGGGGCGACGTGCTGCCCGTCGGCGGCGTGACCCACAAGATCGAGGCGGCTGCGAAGGCCGGGCTCGACCGGGTCATCATCCCGAAGGCGAACGAGCAGGACGTGATGATCGAGGACGAGTACAAGGACCAGATCGAGATCATCCCGGTCAGCCACATCAGCGAGGTGCTGGACGTGGCGCTGGCCGGCGAGCCCGACAAGGACTCGCTGGTCGACCGGCTGAAGTCCATCACGGGCTCCGCGCTGGAGCGCGACATCGGCCCCGGCGGCTCCCCGAGCCCGCAGTAA